In a single window of the Tigriopus californicus strain San Diego chromosome 2, Tcal_SD_v2.1, whole genome shotgun sequence genome:
- the LOC131892811 gene encoding aliphatic nitrilase-like: MPTYDERLVWGPGDGHGLQVHPLKGFQISRLNCWENWMPLPRASLYAQGSNVHFAHWPGSVGLTKDITRFIAMESRSFVISVGNHLTPNEFCPEIPHFSLIKGSSAKVLATGGSCIAGPNGKWLIEPQTCHDTLLTADLDLEQVREERQNFDPVGHYSRPDVTKLIVNRTRQSTVEFKD; this comes from the exons ATGCCCACTTATGACGAGCGGTTGGTCTGGGGACCTGGAGATGGCCATGGGCTTCAAGTTCATCCTTTGAAAGGATTCCAGATCTCGAGATTGAATTGTTGGGAGAactgg ATGCCACTTCCTCGAGCCTCATTGTACGCGCAAGGTTCGAATGTTCACTTTGCTCATTGGCCGGGAAGCGTGGGTCTCACTAAGGACATCACTCGTTTCATCGCCATGGAATCCAGGTCGTTCGTAATCTCAGTGGGAAATCATCTCACGCCCAACGAATTCTGCCCAGAAATTCCTCACTTTAGCCTGATTAAGGGATCCAG CGCCAAAGTGTTAGCCACTGGAGGCTCTTGTATAGCCGGCCCTAATGGCAAATGGTTGATTGAGCCTCAGACTTGTCATGACACACTGCTAACAGCGGATTTagatttggaacaagttcGAGAGGAGcgtcaaaattttgatccCGTGGGACACTATTCCCGACCAGATGTGACCAAGCTCATTGTGAATCGAACTCGCCAGAGCACGGTTGAGTTCAAAGATTAA
- the LOC131892810 gene encoding venom serine protease-like, with amino-acid sequence MLLKNLPRNMTLREVRAFLVVFVLLYAVDLICAQTKESDCWVNQDSDSNLHPCAFPFYFKGRRYSSCTNEDDPDGKSWCSTKTAPNGAHIGGRGFWGFCDPVCETFYQAKAMLEELVRSERAASALSLPCPCTEVLECQPLADFRHVATVGHPLARELFLTHIRKRICDLKDQTIHCCPSGSSSIDQTTEEDIDFDASVTESPEMDSADFRLGTWEPNNEFGECGFEHATAAFIVNGKDAESNEFPFIAALGGFNAVGKKSFFCGATLINGWYVLTAAHCFSSRFKVNFTEVLLGEVDFSREDETSHAVQKFSPAQVIVHPKWNIEELLKGFDIALVRLNKKAILSIDDQSMSSLVPVCLPWGSREPSPPPVKVGTNLTVIGWGITEKSPLEQRTNIEQFGVAEPLLQKVEVGVISESSCEAEYGRINVDDTICALTPGQDSCEGDSGGPLLERGSTADSWHQVGIVSFGPRKCGKSPLPGVYSKVSQFIPWIRSQLQP; translated from the exons ATGTTATTAAAAAACCTCCCTCGGAACATGACCTTGAGAGAGGTCCGAGCCTTCCTTGTGGTATTTGTGCTACTATACGCTGTTGATCTAATCTGTGCACAAACTAAGGAGTCGGATTGTTGGGTGAATCAAGACAGTGATAGCAATCTTCACCCATGTGCCTTTCCATTCTATTTTAAAGGTCGTCGGTATAGTTCTTGTACAAACGAAGACGATCCAGATGGAAAATCGTGGTGCTCCACGAAAACTGCACCCAATGGTGCTCACATTGGAGGCAGGGGTTTTTGGGGGTTCTGCGATCCAGTGTGTGAAACGTTTTATCAAGCCAAGGCTATGCTCGAAGAGCTCGTGCGAAGTGAGAG AGCGGCCTCTGCCTTGTCCCTTCCGTGTCCTTGTACGGAGGTGCTCGAATGTCAGCCATTGGCAGATTTCCGCCACGTGGCAACCGTGGGCCACCCTCTAGCCAGAGAGTTGTTCCTGACACACATCCGGAAACGCATCTGTGACTTAAAGGATCAAACTATCCACTGCTGTCCATCAGGATCTTCAAGCATTGATCAAACGACTGAAGAAGATATCGATTTTGATGCCTCTGTCACGGAAAGCCCGGAAATGGATTCCGCTGATTTT AGATTGGGGACATGGGAACCTAACAACGAGTTTGGAGAATGCGGATTTGAACATGCCACCGCGGCATTCATCGTTAATGGTAAAGATGCCGAATCCAATGAGTTTCCATTTATAGCAGCCCTGGGTGGGTTCAACGCCGTTGGAAAGAAATCTTTCTTTTGTGGAGCTACTTTGATCAACGGATGGTACGTGCTGACGGCCGCCCATTGTTTCTCATCCCGATTCAAAGTAAATTTTAC GGAGGTCCTTCTAGGCGAGGTCGATTTCTCTCGGGAAGATGAAACCAGCCATGCGGTCCAAAAGTTCAGTCCTGCCCAAGTTattgtccatcccaaatggaacattgaggaACTACTAAAGGGCTTTGATATTGCTTTGGTCCGTCTGAATAAAAAGGCTATCTTGTCCATC GATGATCAATCCATGTCGAGTTTGGTTCCAGTCTGCTTGCCATGGGGTTCGAGGGAACCAAGTCCTCCTCCCGTCAAAGTGGGTACCAACTTGACAGTTATTGGTTGGGGAATCACTGAGAAGTCACCATTGGAACAGCGTACAAATATTGAACAATTCGGCGTAGCCGAGCCTCTCTTGCAAAAAGTGGAAGTTGGTGTGATAAGTGAGAGCTCTTGTGAAGCCGAATATGGCCGGATCAATGTGGACGATACAATTTGCGCCTTAACGCCAG GCCAAGATTCGTGCGAAGGAGACTCTGGGGGCCCTTTGTTGGAACGAGGTTCCACTGCCGACTCATGGCATCAAGTTGGCATCGTGTCGTTCGGTCCGAGGAAGTGCGGAAAATCCCCATTGCCCGGGGTCTACTCTAAAGTCTCCCAATTCATCCCATGGATACGATCGCAATTGCAACCCTAA